A genomic window from Flavobacterium johnsoniae includes:
- a CDS encoding outer membrane beta-barrel protein — protein MKKYSLLLVVFLSAIGMQAQDARSFSLNLYGGYVFSDKVEYDNAYGYVEDGFEYGAGLEYFFMQNSSVELKYNRLDTKLPLYGPLGNQINAGDDKGAINYILLDYTHYFDTGSNLLPYLGAGAGVAILETPQSGSGTYFGWEIKGGVKIKTASSVSINLNAYLQSMAAAVGDSYYWTYYGIVGVTDYVSTYQFGLGAVLSFNFKN, from the coding sequence ATGAAAAAGTACAGTTTATTATTAGTTGTATTTCTGTCGGCGATAGGAATGCAGGCTCAAGATGCAAGGTCATTTTCTCTTAATTTATATGGGGGTTACGTATTTTCAGATAAAGTAGAATATGATAATGCTTACGGGTATGTTGAAGATGGTTTCGAATATGGAGCTGGTCTAGAATATTTTTTTATGCAGAATAGTTCAGTTGAATTAAAATATAATAGATTAGACACTAAACTTCCTCTTTATGGCCCACTAGGAAATCAAATAAATGCGGGTGATGACAAAGGTGCGATAAATTATATTTTGTTAGATTACACACATTATTTTGATACAGGATCTAATTTATTACCTTATTTAGGAGCTGGCGCTGGTGTAGCAATTCTAGAAACACCGCAAAGCGGAAGTGGCACTTATTTTGGATGGGAAATAAAAGGAGGTGTTAAAATCAAAACGGCTTCATCTGTTTCAATTAATCTAAATGCTTACCTTCAATCTATGGCTGCTGCTGTAGGTGATAGCTATTATTGGACGTATTATGGAATTGTAGGAGTTACGGATTATGTTTCTACTTATCAATTTGGTCTCGGAGCAGTATTAAGTTTTAATTTTAAAAATTAA
- a CDS encoding GNAT family N-acetyltransferase encodes MIKITEAFVEDIAKIQEIAHITWPITYGEILTSEQLDYMLNLIYSDEALSKQIQNKEQLFYLISDSESVIGFIGIEHHYKNEAITKIHKIYLLPETQGKGYGKIVFESIEKLALENNSNELLLNVNRFNTALNFYKKLGFEIKETVDIEIGNGYLMEDYVMGKLISK; translated from the coding sequence ATGATTAAGATTACCGAAGCATTTGTTGAAGATATTGCTAAAATTCAAGAAATCGCACATATAACTTGGCCAATTACGTATGGCGAAATTTTGACTTCAGAACAATTAGATTATATGTTGAATCTTATTTATTCTGATGAAGCGCTTTCGAAACAAATTCAGAATAAAGAACAGTTGTTTTATTTAATTTCAGATTCAGAATCTGTAATTGGTTTTATCGGAATTGAGCATCATTATAAAAATGAAGCGATTACCAAAATCCATAAAATCTATCTTTTACCAGAAACGCAAGGAAAAGGTTATGGTAAAATAGTTTTTGAATCTATAGAAAAACTGGCTTTAGAGAATAATTCAAATGAACTTTTATTGAACGTAAACCGCTTTAATACGGCTTTGAACTTCTATAAAAAATTAGGTTTCGAAATCAAAGAAACTGTTGACATAGAAATTGGAAATGGGTATTTGATGGAAGATTATGTGATGGGAAAACTAATATCAAAATAA
- a CDS encoding agmatine deiminase family protein: MSTNNRRFPAEWEKQQGIVLCFPHNGNDWPGKYEAVRWAFVEFIKKVATFETVFLVVADEKLKEKVADMLERARVNLNNVSYIIHKTNRSWMRDSGPIIVKNGSKREALNFNFNGWAKYKNYQLDKFVPGKIADFIDVPLTQVTYKGKPVIVEGGAIDVNGKGTLLTSEECLMHPTIQVRNAGFTKEDYEAVFKEYLGVTNVIWLGDGIEGDDTHGHIDDLCRFVNEDTIVTIVETDKNDSNYKPLQDNLKRLQEAKLENGKSPVIVALPMPKRVDFEELRLPASYANFLILNNCVLVPTFNDSNDRVALNILSECFPDREVIGISCIDFIWGFGTLHCLSQQIPA; the protein is encoded by the coding sequence ATGTCAACAAATAATAGAAGGTTTCCAGCAGAATGGGAAAAACAACAAGGAATTGTTTTATGTTTTCCGCATAATGGTAATGATTGGCCAGGAAAATATGAGGCTGTTCGATGGGCTTTTGTAGAATTTATTAAAAAAGTAGCCACTTTTGAAACTGTTTTTTTGGTTGTAGCCGATGAAAAACTAAAAGAAAAAGTTGCTGATATGTTAGAAAGAGCTCGAGTAAACCTTAATAATGTTTCCTACATCATTCATAAAACCAACAGAAGCTGGATGCGCGACTCAGGACCGATTATTGTAAAAAATGGTTCGAAAAGAGAAGCTTTAAACTTTAATTTTAATGGTTGGGCAAAATATAAAAACTATCAGTTAGATAAATTTGTTCCAGGTAAAATTGCTGATTTTATTGATGTTCCGTTAACTCAGGTTACTTACAAAGGAAAACCAGTAATTGTTGAAGGTGGAGCGATTGATGTTAATGGAAAAGGAACTTTACTGACTTCAGAAGAATGTTTGATGCATCCAACAATTCAGGTTCGTAATGCTGGTTTTACAAAAGAAGATTACGAAGCGGTTTTTAAAGAATATCTTGGAGTTACGAATGTAATTTGGCTTGGTGACGGAATTGAAGGTGATGATACGCATGGTCATATCGATGATTTATGCCGATTTGTAAATGAAGATACGATTGTAACGATTGTAGAAACAGATAAAAACGATTCAAATTACAAACCTTTACAGGATAATTTGAAACGTCTTCAAGAAGCAAAATTAGAAAACGGAAAATCGCCTGTAATTGTTGCGCTTCCAATGCCAAAACGAGTTGATTTTGAAGAGCTAAGATTGCCCGCTAGTTATGCTAATTTCTTAATTTTGAATAATTGCGTTTTAGTGCCGACATTTAATGACAGTAACGATCGTGTAGCTTTAAATATATTATCAGAATGTTTTCCAGACAGAGAAGTAATTGGAATTAGCTGTATCGATTTTATTTGGGGATTCGGAACTTTGCATTGTTTAAGCCAACAGATTCCAGCTTAA
- a CDS encoding response regulator transcription factor, producing MKLLIVEDEPNLLSILRKGFAENNNEVSVAMDGKTALEMIHNYTFDVVVLDVMLPDINGIEICRRLRASKNFVPILLLTALGTSENIVTGLNAGADDYLVKPFKFGELDARVNALYRRSHQETEKIDTITIADLEINGRAKSVKRGGENITLTAKEFKLLYYLAKNTGRIVSRDQILDNVWDINFDMNTNVVDVYITYLRRKIDKPYDTKLIHTMKGLGYVIKP from the coding sequence ATGAAATTACTGATAGTTGAAGACGAACCAAATCTATTATCTATACTACGAAAAGGATTTGCTGAAAATAATAATGAAGTAAGCGTTGCCATGGATGGTAAAACAGCCTTGGAGATGATTCATAACTATACTTTTGATGTTGTCGTATTAGATGTAATGCTTCCAGATATTAACGGAATCGAAATCTGCAGAAGACTTCGCGCAAGCAAAAACTTTGTTCCAATTTTACTTTTAACAGCTTTAGGAACTTCAGAAAATATCGTAACGGGACTAAATGCTGGTGCAGATGATTATTTAGTTAAGCCATTTAAATTTGGAGAATTAGATGCAAGAGTAAATGCTTTGTACAGAAGATCGCATCAAGAAACAGAAAAAATAGATACCATTACGATTGCCGATTTAGAAATAAACGGACGAGCAAAATCTGTAAAAAGAGGAGGAGAAAATATTACTTTGACTGCAAAAGAATTTAAACTTCTGTATTATTTGGCAAAAAACACAGGAAGAATTGTTTCAAGAGATCAGATTTTGGATAATGTTTGGGATATCAATTTTGATATGAATACTAATGTTGTCGATGTATATATTACTTATTTAAGAAGAAAAATTGATAAGCCTTACGATACCAAATTGATTCACACAATGAAAGGTTTGGGCTATGTTATAAAGCCATAA
- the glyA gene encoding serine hydroxymethyltransferase, with product MQRDEQIFDLIQEEKERQIHGLELIASENFVSDEVMEAAGSVLTNKYAEGYPGKRYYGGCEVVDVIEQIAIDRAKELFGAEYANVQPHSGSQANTAVYHACLNPGDTILGFDLSHGGHLTHGSPVNFSGRLYRPVFYGVDAETGRLDYDKIQEIATKEQPKLIIAGASAYSRDMDFARFRQIADSVGAILFADISHPAGLIAKGLLSDPIPHCHIVSTTTHKTLRGPRGGLILMGKDFPNPQGLTTPKGEIRMMSSLLDLAVFPGNQGGPLMHIIAAKAVAFGEALKDEFFTYAMQLQKNANAMADAFVKRGYNIISGGTDNHMMLIDLRNKNISGKEAENALVKAEITVNKNMVPFDDKSPFITSGIRVGTAAITTRGLVEKDMETIVALIDKVLSNHTDEDVIEEVAEEVNELMSERPIFAY from the coding sequence ATGCAACGCGACGAACAAATTTTTGATCTTATCCAAGAGGAAAAAGAAAGACAAATTCACGGACTAGAGCTTATCGCTTCAGAGAATTTTGTAAGTGATGAAGTAATGGAAGCAGCTGGTTCTGTTTTAACTAACAAATATGCTGAGGGTTATCCTGGCAAAAGATACTACGGCGGTTGCGAAGTAGTTGACGTTATTGAGCAAATTGCTATTGACAGAGCTAAAGAATTATTTGGTGCTGAATACGCAAACGTACAACCACACTCTGGTTCTCAGGCAAATACTGCTGTTTACCATGCTTGTTTAAATCCTGGTGATACTATTTTAGGTTTCGATTTATCTCACGGAGGTCACTTAACTCACGGTTCTCCTGTAAACTTTTCAGGTCGTTTATACCGTCCTGTTTTTTATGGTGTAGATGCTGAGACTGGTCGTTTAGATTATGATAAAATTCAAGAAATTGCAACTAAAGAACAACCAAAATTAATCATCGCTGGAGCTTCGGCTTATTCTCGTGATATGGATTTTGCTCGTTTCAGACAAATTGCAGACAGCGTAGGAGCAATCTTATTTGCTGATATTTCTCACCCTGCAGGTTTAATTGCAAAAGGATTATTAAGTGATCCAATTCCACATTGTCATATTGTTTCTACAACAACTCACAAAACTTTACGTGGACCACGTGGAGGTTTGATCTTAATGGGGAAAGATTTCCCAAATCCACAAGGATTAACAACTCCAAAAGGAGAAATCAGAATGATGTCTTCATTATTAGATTTAGCTGTTTTCCCAGGAAATCAAGGTGGACCTTTAATGCACATTATTGCTGCTAAAGCAGTTGCTTTTGGTGAAGCTCTTAAAGATGAGTTCTTTACTTATGCAATGCAATTACAAAAAAATGCAAATGCAATGGCAGATGCTTTCGTAAAAAGAGGTTATAATATTATCTCTGGCGGAACTGATAACCACATGATGCTTATTGACTTAAGAAATAAAAATATTTCTGGTAAAGAAGCTGAAAATGCATTAGTAAAAGCAGAAATTACAGTAAACAAAAACATGGTTCCTTTTGACGATAAATCTCCATTTATCACGTCTGGAATTCGTGTTGGAACAGCTGCAATCACAACTCGTGGTTTAGTTGAAAAAGATATGGAAACTATCGTAGCTTTAATTGATAAAGTTTTATCTAATCATACAGATGAAGACGTTATCGAAGAAGTTGCAGAAGAAGTAAACGAATTAATGAGCGAAAGACCGATTTTTGCTTACTAA
- a CDS encoding tRNA-(ms[2]io[6]A)-hydroxylase has product MGVLRLQLPTDPRWVNIVEKNIEEILTDHAWCEQKAATNAITIITNNPEHQDLVKDLLALAKEEIDHFEQVHNIIIKRGLKLGRERKDDYVNELYQYMKRSGDGSRVSGLVERLLFSAMIEARSCERFKVLSENIQDEELAVFYRELMESEAGHYTTFITYARKYGVGIDVEKRWREWLAFEESIITNYGKGETIHG; this is encoded by the coding sequence ATGGGCGTATTAAGATTACAATTGCCAACCGACCCAAGATGGGTAAATATTGTTGAGAAAAATATCGAAGAAATTCTAACGGATCACGCATGGTGCGAACAGAAAGCCGCAACAAACGCAATTACGATTATAACAAACAATCCAGAACATCAGGATTTGGTGAAAGATTTGTTGGCTTTAGCCAAAGAAGAAATTGATCATTTTGAGCAAGTTCACAATATTATCATCAAAAGAGGACTAAAATTAGGACGCGAACGTAAAGATGATTACGTAAACGAATTATACCAATACATGAAAAGAAGCGGAGACGGAAGTCGTGTTTCTGGACTTGTAGAAAGATTATTATTCTCAGCAATGATCGAAGCGAGAAGTTGCGAACGTTTTAAGGTGCTTTCTGAAAATATTCAAGACGAAGAATTAGCTGTTTTTTATAGAGAATTAATGGAAAGCGAAGCTGGCCACTATACTACTTTCATAACTTACGCACGTAAATACGGCGTTGGAATTGACGTTGAAAAACGTTGGAGAGAATGGTTGGCATTCGAAGAATCAATTATTACCAATTACGGAAAAGGAGAGACGATTCACGGATAA
- a CDS encoding pentapeptide repeat-containing protein, whose translation MKKESEYFLDKEYNTIIYAKDDLNFKDFECCVFNNCNFSACTFLAVTFIDCIFNDCIFSEAKINYVAFRTATFNRCEIKDVNFAMCDKLIFEIGFNDCILDFSKFYTLKLKGTIFTNCSLIAVDFMATDLTSVLFDNCDLYRSEFNKAIANKTDFKTSYNYTIDPSKTKLKKAIFSLKEVKGLLFTHDIVVS comes from the coding sequence TTGAAAAAAGAAAGCGAATATTTTCTTGATAAAGAATACAATACGATTATTTACGCAAAAGATGATCTTAATTTTAAGGATTTTGAATGTTGCGTTTTTAATAATTGTAATTTCTCTGCCTGCACTTTTCTTGCCGTTACTTTTATCGATTGTATTTTTAATGACTGTATTTTCAGTGAAGCAAAAATCAATTATGTTGCTTTTAGAACTGCAACTTTCAATCGATGCGAAATTAAAGACGTTAATTTTGCAATGTGCGATAAATTAATTTTTGAAATTGGTTTTAATGATTGTATTCTTGATTTCTCGAAGTTTTATACTTTAAAACTAAAAGGAACAATTTTTACCAATTGCAGTTTAATTGCTGTAGATTTTATGGCAACAGATTTAACCAGCGTTTTATTTGACAATTGCGATTTATATCGCTCTGAATTCAACAAAGCAATCGCCAATAAAACCGATTTTAAAACGAGTTATAACTATACGATCGATCCTTCTAAAACTAAATTGAAGAAAGCTATTTTTTCTTTGAAAGAAGTGAAAGGATTATTGTTTACGCATGATATTGTTGTGAGTTAG
- a CDS encoding GMP reductase produces the protein MRIEMDLKLGFKDVMFRPKRSTLKSRSEVSLERNFKYLHSSADWTGIPIMAANMDTVGTFEMAKVLAKEKLFTAIHKHYTLEEWNAFLKNVTLDFYDFIAVSTGIGKEDFEKIEKIISANPLLKFICIDVANGYSEHFVQFLKKTRKQYPDKIIIAGNVVTGEMTEELLLAGADIVKVGIGPGSVCTTRVKTGVGYPQLSAIIECGDAAHGLGGHIISDGGCKTPGDVAKAFGAGADFVMLGGMLAGHTESGGELIEVNGEKFKQFYGMSSKTAMDKHSGGVAEYRASEGKTVQVPFKGDVIQTVLDILGGIRSTCTYVGASKLKELTKRTTFIRVSEQENQVFTK, from the coding sequence ATGAGAATAGAAATGGATCTAAAGCTAGGCTTTAAAGATGTAATGTTTAGACCTAAAAGATCAACGCTTAAAAGCCGATCTGAGGTTTCTTTAGAACGAAATTTCAAGTATTTGCACAGTTCGGCAGATTGGACAGGAATTCCGATTATGGCGGCAAATATGGACACGGTTGGTACTTTTGAAATGGCAAAAGTTTTAGCGAAAGAAAAACTATTCACAGCCATTCATAAACATTATACTTTAGAAGAATGGAACGCTTTTCTAAAAAATGTAACTCTAGATTTTTACGATTTTATTGCAGTAAGTACAGGAATCGGAAAAGAAGATTTTGAAAAGATTGAAAAAATAATTAGTGCAAATCCGTTGCTGAAATTTATTTGCATTGATGTTGCAAACGGATATTCTGAGCATTTTGTGCAGTTTTTAAAGAAAACCCGAAAACAATATCCAGATAAAATCATTATTGCTGGAAATGTCGTTACAGGCGAAATGACCGAAGAACTTTTATTGGCTGGAGCCGATATTGTAAAAGTCGGAATTGGACCAGGTTCTGTCTGTACTACTCGAGTTAAAACTGGAGTTGGTTATCCGCAACTTTCTGCAATTATAGAATGTGGAGATGCTGCTCATGGTTTAGGAGGACATATTATAAGTGATGGCGGATGCAAAACTCCTGGTGATGTAGCAAAAGCTTTTGGTGCAGGAGCCGATTTTGTTATGTTGGGCGGAATGCTTGCCGGACATACTGAAAGTGGGGGAGAACTAATAGAAGTAAATGGCGAAAAATTCAAACAATTTTACGGCATGAGTTCTAAAACTGCCATGGACAAACATTCTGGAGGCGTTGCTGAATATAGAGCAAGTGAAGGCAAAACAGTTCAAGTTCCGTTTAAAGGAGATGTAATTCAGACCGTTTTAGATATATTGGGTGGCATTAGAAGTACTTGTACTTATGTTGGTGCATCAAAATTAAAAGAATTGACTAAACGAACGACTTTCATCCGCGTAAGCGAACAAGAAAATCAAGTTTTTACAAAATAA
- a CDS encoding BamA/TamA family outer membrane protein — MEFFKNTNFQHDIKVAVLLFMIPLFLNAQSEFESQNQDKCPPKTILEIFKKKDSAYVVKPTKNDFFLVIPAIGSQPATGFFFGAVAQYTFKGKQENDKYSVTNLGILYTLKKQWMINVKNNILLKNNKIFLSGDYRFYIFSQPNYGLGTDIIPPRRDRPDGFSIDSIAQSMDYNYFKFHQTASFEMRKNFYVGGGINIDWYTDIQDKELDVENGNLTYHYNYSQLHGFDNLEYFLTGVSLNMVYDSRDNQVNSSRGWFANINYRFNPVLFNNQKYSNVLYAEYRHFVPLSHKNDRYILGIWAYGQFITRGEVPYLNLPAIGWDQRSRSGEGYTQGLFRGNGLIYLSTEFRFPITCNQMLSGTVFTNFVTASNADNNTGLFHSIQPAAGVGFRILIDKKTRTNLVADYSWGNNSKGFYLNAGEVF, encoded by the coding sequence GTGGAATTTTTTAAAAACACAAATTTTCAGCATGATATCAAAGTAGCAGTTTTGCTTTTTATGATTCCATTATTTCTAAATGCTCAAAGTGAATTTGAATCGCAAAATCAAGATAAATGTCCTCCAAAAACTATTTTAGAAATTTTTAAGAAAAAAGATTCGGCCTACGTAGTTAAACCCACAAAAAATGACTTTTTTCTTGTAATTCCAGCAATTGGTTCTCAGCCTGCTACAGGATTTTTCTTTGGTGCAGTAGCGCAATATACTTTCAAAGGAAAACAAGAAAATGATAAATATTCTGTTACCAATTTAGGTATCCTTTATACACTAAAAAAACAATGGATGATTAATGTCAAGAATAATATTTTGTTGAAAAACAATAAAATTTTTCTTAGCGGAGATTATCGATTTTATATTTTTTCGCAACCCAATTACGGACTCGGAACCGATATTATTCCGCCCCGAAGAGACCGTCCTGATGGTTTTAGCATTGATTCTATTGCGCAATCAATGGATTACAATTATTTCAAATTTCACCAAACGGCTTCTTTTGAAATGAGAAAGAATTTTTATGTTGGCGGCGGTATAAACATCGATTGGTACACCGATATTCAAGACAAAGAACTTGATGTTGAAAACGGAAATTTAACCTATCATTACAATTACAGTCAGTTGCACGGTTTTGATAATTTAGAATATTTTTTAACGGGAGTAAGTTTGAACATGGTTTACGATTCTCGTGACAATCAGGTAAATTCTTCTCGAGGCTGGTTTGCAAACATCAATTATCGTTTTAATCCAGTTTTATTTAACAATCAAAAATATAGTAATGTTCTTTACGCTGAGTATAGACATTTTGTACCTCTTTCGCATAAAAATGACCGTTATATTTTGGGTATTTGGGCTTACGGACAATTTATAACCAGAGGCGAAGTTCCGTATTTAAATCTTCCTGCTATTGGTTGGGATCAGCGGAGCAGGAGTGGAGAAGGTTATACGCAGGGTTTATTTAGAGGAAATGGGCTAATTTATCTTTCAACTGAATTTAGATTTCCAATTACCTGCAATCAAATGCTTAGCGGAACGGTTTTTACCAATTTTGTAACGGCAAGTAATGCTGATAATAATACAGGACTTTTTCATTCAATTCAGCCAGCGGCAGGAGTTGGATTTAGAATTTTGATTGATAAAAAAACAAGAACCAATTTAGTTGCCGATTATTCTTGGGGAAATAATTCGAAAGGATTTTACTTAAATGCAGGTGAAGTTTTTTAA
- the fahA gene encoding fumarylacetoacetase — translation MPITANDTSRKSWLEVPENSDFPIQNIPFGVFLTKENVVTVGTRIGDYAIDLGALQQLNYFEGIDLTDDMFMQDTLNDFISDGKKTWRLVRNRIADIFDETNPQLRDSTKHRDIVIFKIDDVEMQLPVLIGDYTDFYSSREHATNVGKMFRDPENALLPNWLHIPVGYHGRSSTIVPSGIPVHRPMGQTLPAGHETPVFGASRLVDFELETAFITTDVNVMGENISTYEAEDYIFGMVLLNDWSARDMQKWEYVPLGPFLAKNFATSISPWIVTMDALEPFRTKGPKQDPSPLPYLQTKGKKAFDIHLEVSLKPEDQEETVISKSNFKYMYWSMAQQLTHHTSNGCRVNSGDMMGSGTISGPTQDSFGSMLELTWGGKNPLKLKDGSERKFIEDNDTVIIRGFCENAEVRIGFGEVSSQLLPPFTRQ, via the coding sequence ATGCCTATAACCGCCAACGATACCAGTAGAAAATCATGGTTAGAAGTGCCAGAAAATAGCGACTTCCCTATTCAGAATATTCCTTTTGGCGTGTTTCTTACCAAAGAAAATGTCGTTACAGTAGGAACGCGAATTGGCGATTATGCTATAGATTTAGGGGCTTTACAACAATTAAACTATTTTGAAGGAATAGATTTAACCGATGATATGTTTATGCAGGATACGCTAAATGATTTTATTTCTGACGGAAAAAAAACATGGCGTCTGGTTCGAAATCGTATCGCTGATATCTTTGACGAAACCAATCCACAGCTAAGAGATTCAACAAAACACCGAGATATTGTTATATTTAAAATCGACGATGTAGAGATGCAATTGCCTGTTTTAATTGGCGATTATACCGATTTTTATTCAAGCAGAGAACATGCCACAAACGTAGGTAAAATGTTCCGTGATCCAGAAAATGCATTATTGCCAAACTGGCTTCACATTCCGGTTGGATATCATGGTAGAAGTTCTACAATTGTACCTTCGGGAATTCCAGTTCACAGACCAATGGGACAAACTTTGCCTGCAGGACATGAAACACCTGTTTTTGGTGCTTCCCGCTTGGTAGATTTTGAATTGGAAACTGCTTTTATTACTACAGATGTAAATGTAATGGGCGAAAACATTTCAACTTATGAAGCTGAAGATTATATTTTCGGAATGGTTTTACTAAATGACTGGAGTGCCCGTGATATGCAAAAATGGGAATATGTGCCTCTTGGACCATTCTTAGCGAAAAACTTTGCGACTTCAATTTCGCCTTGGATTGTTACTATGGATGCTTTAGAACCTTTTAGAACAAAAGGTCCTAAACAAGATCCTTCTCCGCTTCCTTATTTACAGACAAAAGGAAAAAAAGCTTTTGATATTCATTTAGAAGTTTCTCTAAAACCTGAAGATCAGGAAGAAACTGTAATTTCAAAATCTAATTTCAAATATATGTACTGGTCAATGGCACAGCAATTAACACATCATACATCAAACGGATGCCGTGTAAATTCTGGTGACATGATGGGTTCTGGAACAATTTCTGGACCAACTCAAGATAGTTTTGGTTCTATGTTGGAATTAACTTGGGGAGGAAAAAATCCGCTTAAATTAAAGGACGGAAGCGAACGTAAATTTATCGAAGATAACGATACTGTTATTATTCGTGGTTTCTGTGAAAATGCAGAAGTTAGAATTGGTTTCGGAGAAGTTTCTAGCCAATTATTACCTCCTTTTACTAGACAATGA
- the aspA gene encoding aspartate ammonia-lyase: MESTRKEHDFLGELEIPDHLYYGIQTFRAVENFNITGIPISKEPLFIKALGYVKKAAALANKDCGAIDAKIAEAICYGSDQVIAGKFDKEFVSDLIQGGAGTSVNMNANEVIANIGLEYLGHKKGEYNFLHPNNHVNCSQSTNDAYPSAFRIALYLKMESFIKTFAGLEVAFAKKGEEFKEVLKMGRTQLQDAVPMTLGQEFKAYATTIGEDIQRLKNAHELLLEINMGATAIGTKVNAPEGYPEICVKYLAEEVGIPLTLSPDLIEATVDTGAYVQIMGTLKRSAVKISKICNDLRLLSSGPRTGLNEINLPARQPGSSIMPGKVNPVIPEVVNQTCFYVIGQDLTVTMAAEAGQLQLNVMEPVIAFAMFTSLDYLSNAIQTLIDKCINGITANVDHCYNMVMNSIGIVTQLNPIIGYEESASIAGEALKTGKSVHQIAVLERKLITQEKWEEIYSLENLIHPKFITK; this comes from the coding sequence ATGGAATCAACAAGAAAAGAACACGATTTTCTAGGAGAATTAGAAATTCCAGATCATTTATATTACGGAATCCAGACTTTTAGAGCTGTAGAAAATTTTAATATTACAGGAATTCCGATTTCAAAAGAACCTTTGTTTATCAAAGCTTTAGGATATGTGAAAAAAGCTGCTGCATTAGCAAACAAAGACTGCGGCGCAATTGATGCAAAAATTGCCGAAGCAATCTGTTACGGAAGCGATCAAGTTATTGCGGGTAAATTTGATAAAGAATTTGTGAGTGATTTGATTCAAGGCGGCGCAGGAACTTCTGTAAATATGAATGCAAATGAAGTTATTGCAAATATCGGATTAGAATATCTTGGTCATAAAAAAGGCGAGTATAATTTTCTTCATCCAAATAATCACGTAAACTGTTCTCAGTCAACAAATGATGCTTATCCGTCGGCTTTTAGAATTGCTTTGTATTTGAAAATGGAAAGCTTTATTAAAACTTTTGCAGGTTTGGAAGTTGCTTTCGCTAAAAAAGGAGAAGAGTTTAAAGAGGTCTTAAAAATGGGAAGAACACAATTGCAAGATGCGGTTCCGATGACTTTGGGACAAGAATTTAAAGCATACGCAACCACAATTGGAGAAGATATTCAGCGTTTGAAAAATGCACACGAATTATTGTTGGAAATTAATATGGGCGCAACCGCAATCGGAACAAAAGTAAATGCTCCAGAAGGTTATCCTGAAATTTGCGTAAAATATTTGGCAGAAGAAGTTGGAATTCCGTTAACACTTTCACCAGATTTAATTGAAGCAACTGTAGATACAGGAGCTTACGTTCAGATTATGGGAACTTTAAAACGTTCTGCGGTTAAGATTTCAAAAATTTGTAATGATTTACGTTTATTAAGTTCTGGCCCAAGAACAGGTTTAAATGAAATTAATCTTCCGGCACGCCAGCCAGGTTCTTCAATAATGCCTGGAAAGGTAAATCCGGTAATTCCAGAAGTGGTTAATCAAACTTGTTTTTATGTAATCGGTCAGGATTTAACGGTTACAATGGCGGCAGAAGCGGGGCAATTGCAATTGAATGTAATGGAACCTGTTATTGCTTTTGCGATGTTTACTTCGTTGGATTATCTTTCAAATGCAATTCAGACTTTAATCGATAAATGTATTAACGGAATTACAGCAAATGTAGATCATTGCTACAATATGGTGATGAATAGCATTGGAATTGTAACGCAATTAAATCCAATTATTGGTTACGAAGAAAGTGCCAGTATTGCAGGCGAAGCTTTGAAAACAGGGAAAAGCGTGCATCAAATAGCTGTTTTAGAACGAAAATTAATTACTCAGGAAAAATGGGAAGAAATTTATTCTTTAGAAAATTTAATTCATCCAAAGTTTATCACAAAGTAA